In a single window of the Juglans regia cultivar Chandler unplaced genomic scaffold, Walnut 2.0 Scaffold_722, whole genome shotgun sequence genome:
- the LOC118346303 gene encoding putative disease resistance protein RGA4 — MADLASSLASSLLKKLGSLVYQELYLAWGVQSDLHKLESTISILKIVLLDAEDKQANNPMLSIWLGRLKNILYVAEDVVDELEYEALRKQAITTYGSAMAKVCHFFCSFMALSSRLKLAHKIKDIRERLDEINADKVQFNLTERHEEVHVNPLWREKTHSFIDPSTVFGRDGDKEEIKKSLMHPNPTRNLNIIAIVGLGGMGKTTLAKVVYNDESVVKHFQLRMWVCVPENFNVTRLVKDILKSAGGRVDKNSSNEDTLQTSLRELLKDKRFLLVLDDVWNENRNKWTELRDLLNGGSHGSVIVVTTRSHRVSSVLDPVYTHSVEGLSKEESLSLFVKCAFKEGEDKLYPNLLPIADEIVKKCKGVPLALKSLGGLLYSKVDESEWELVRGNEIWELEENEGGILPALQLSYNQMPIHLKRCFAYCVNFPKDYDFSNILLIEQWVAHGLIIQMSPNKKQELEDIGELYIKELMSICFFQLDLQENLFGMYSFKMHDLVHDLVLSIGHEEWSEIDSDNKDMASTVRHLSISSSSQQVSKFSNKLTNVRSIMYRNEPHVSSVEACISRFKSLRLLTIPYSDFENLPSSIGTQKHLRYLGLSLNQSIKKLPNSICKLHNLQTLLLDGCRDLERLPKDMRNMINLRFLTISTKDTCLFVNGVCCFNSLQILWVVECPRLECLLPQMDRCLTNLRMLVFVECESLTSLPPIIKHLKALESLYICDCEEIDLTGGGGGDAQDLNLRLQILYITNLPKLEILPEWLLGSANTLKHLHIEQCENLKALPEWLPTLKSLQTLEIIECNELSSLPEGIRHTKTLRKLVIIPEL; from the coding sequence ATGGCTGATCTTGCCTCTAGCCTCGCCAGTAGTCTCTTGAAGAAATTAGGCTCTTTGGTTTATCAAGAGCTCTACTTGGCATGGGGTGTCCAGAGCGACCTGCATAAACTTGAGAGCACGATTTCTATCCTTAagatcgtgctcttggatgctgAAGACAAGCAAGCAAACAACCCCATGCTGAGCATCTGGCTTGGACGgcttaaaaatatcttatatgtcGCAGAGGATGTGGTAGATGAACTTGAGTACGAAGCTTTAAGGAAGCAAGCGATTACGACATATGGAAGCGCTATGGCAAAGGTATGCCATTTCTTTTGTTCATTCATGGCACTTTCATCCCGTTTAAAACTGGCTCACAAAATCAAGGACATTAGAGAGAGGTTAGATGAGATTAATGCTGATAAGGTTCAGTTTAATCTCACTGAGCGGCATGAAGAGGTGCATGTCAATCCCCTGTGGAGGGAGAAGACCCATTCCTTTATTGATCCTTCAACAGTATTCGGTAGGGATGGtgacaaagaagaaataaaaaagagtttgatgCACCCAAATCCCACTagaaatcttaatataattgcCATAGTTGGATTAGGAGGTATGGGAAAGACCACACTTGCCAAGGTTGTTTACAATGACGAATCCGTAGTTAAACATTTTCAGTTGAGAATGTGGGTTTGTGTACCTGAGAATTTTAATGTTACAAGATTGGTGAAAGACATCCTTAAATCTGCTGGTGGTAGAGTTGATAAGAATTCAAGTAATGAAGATACATTGCAGACTAGTTTGAGAGAACTTTTAAAGGATAAAAGGTTTCTACTAGTTTTAGATGATGTCTggaatgaaaatagaaataaatggaCTGAACTGAGAGATTTGCTTAATGGAGGGTCGCATGGAAGTGTCATTGTTGTAACGACACGTAGTCACAGGGTTTCTTCCGTTTTAGACCCTGTTTATACACATTCTGTAGAAGGTCtatcaaaagaagaaagtttGTCTTTGTTTGTGAAATGTGCATTCAAGGAAGGAGAAGACAAACTATATCCAAATCTCTTGCCAATTGCAGATGAAATAGTGAAAAAGTGTAAAGGGGTTCCACTGGCCCTGAAGAGTTTAGGTGGTCTACTTTATTCGAAAGTCGATGAAAGCGAGTGGGAATTGGTGAGAGGTAACGAGATTTGGgaattggaagaaaatgagggaggCATCTTACCTGCATTGCAATTGAGCTATAATCAAATGCCAATTCATTTGAAGCGATGCTTTGCTTATTGCGTTAATTTTCCAAAGGATTATGATTTCAGTAATATCCTTTTAATTGAACAATGGGTGGCACATGGATTAATCATCCAAATGTCTCCTAACAAAAAACAAGAGTTGGAAGATATTGGAGAATTGTACATTAAAGAGTTAATGTCGATATGTTTTTTCCAATTAGatcttcaagaaaatctttttggcATGTATTCCTTCAAAATGCATGATCTCGTCCATGATCTTGTACTCTCTATTGGCCATGAAGAGTGGTCGGAAATAGACTCTGACAATAAAGACATGGCCTCGACAGTTCGTCATTTGTCAATTTCATCTAGTAGCCAACAAGTTTCGAAGTTCTCAAACAAGTTAACTAATGTGAGGAGCATCATGTACCGAAACGAACCACACGTGTCCTCAGTTGAAGCATGCATCTCAAGATTCAAGTCTTTACGTCTGTTAACTATACCTTATtcagattttgagaatttgccAAGTTCCATTGGTACTCAAAAGCATTTGAGATATCTCGGCCTATCTCTTAATCAGTCAATCAAGAAGCTTCCTAATTCCATTTGCAAGTTACACAATTTGCAAACCTTGTTACTTGATGGATGTAGAGACCTTGAACGACTGCCCAAAGATATGAGGAACATGATCAACCTTAGGTTTCTTACGATTTCAACAAAAGATACATGCTTGTTCGTGAATGGAGTATGTTGCTTTAATTCTCTTCAGATTTTATGGGTGGTGGAGTGTCCAAGACTCGAATGCTTGCTTCCACAGATGGACAGGTGCCTCACCAACCTTCGTATGTTGGTTTTTGTGGAATGTGAAAGTTTGACCTCTTTGCCACCTATTATCAAGCACCTAAAAGCCTTAGAGTCATTGTACATTTGTGATTGTGAAGAGATAGATTTGacgggaggaggaggaggagatgcacAGGACCTCAATTTGAGACTCCAAATCTTGTATATAACAAATTTACCAAAGTTGGAGATTTTACCCGAATGGCTCCTAGGATCTGCAAACACTTTAAAGCACCTACATATCGAGCAGTGTGAAAATCTGAAGGCGTTGCCAGAGTGGTTACCAACTCTGAAATCACTTCAGACATTGGAGATCATTGAATGCAATGAGCTATCATCTCTACCGGAGGGGATTCGTCATACgaaaacattaagaaaactGGTGATCATTCCTGAGCTCTAA